CAGGCACACGGTCTCCGACTCCCCACCGGTGTGCCAGGGTCGTCCCGATCCTCCGCCGAACAATGGAGTGCAGGCTCTCTGGCCTGTACGTTTCCGCAGACTCGACGGTCTGCGCTACTTTTCGGGGTTTCCGGGCGAACCCGAGGCGCTCCGAATAATTCCTCCACCCCAGCGCTCACTCCGGAGTAATCACCCATGAGATATATTCCCAATTCGGCGGAAGAACGCGCTCAGATGGTGCGAGAGATCGGACTGAGCGACGTGAGCGACCTCTTTCGCCCGATCCCGGAGAAATTTCGTCTGCGGGAACCACTTCGACTGCCGCCGGCACAGGCCGAGAGCGACGTCCTGGCGCTGTTTCGCCGCCTTGCGGCAGAGAACGCCTCGGCCGGCGAGATGACGCTTTTCCTGGGAGCGGGTGCGTATCATCACTTCATCCCGTCGCTCATTGATGCGCTGATTTCTCGCGCCGAGTTTTACACCAGCTACACGCCGTATCAGCCGGAAATCAGTCAGGGCACGCTCCAGGCGATCTTCGAGTACCAGACGCTCATCTGCCAGATCACCGGCATGGATGTTGCGAGCGCGGCACTCTACGACGGCTCGACTGCTCTGGCCGAAGCCGTGCTCATGGCCGAGCGGCTGACTGATCGCCGCCATGTCATCCTCGCCGCAACGGTTCACCCGGAATATCGGCAGGTGGTCCAGACGTACACCAAAACGCTGGGATTCGATCTGACGCTGGCCGACTATGATCGGGAAACCGGCTGCCTTGATCCCACGAGCGTTCGCCCGACACCGGACACGGCGGCCGTGGTGGTTCAATCGCCCAATTTCTTTGGAGGGATCGAGGATGTGGAGACCCTGGCCGAGCGGGCGCACGACGTGGGGGCTCTGTTGATCGTCGTCGTCACGGAACCGATCAGTCTGGGACTCCTTCGACCGCCCGGCTCCTGTGGAGCTGACATTGTTGTCGGCGAAGGTCAATCTTTCGGCGTGCCGCTCAGCTTCGGCGGTCCCTATCTCGGCCTACTGGCGACGCGAGAGAAATTCGTCCGCCAGATGCCGGGGCGGATCGTCGGGCAGGCCTTTGATCATCAAGGCCGTCGCGGTTTCGTGCTCACGCTCGCCACCCGCGAGCAGTTCATCCGTCGGGAGAA
This is a stretch of genomic DNA from Blastocatellia bacterium. It encodes these proteins:
- the gcvPA gene encoding aminomethyl-transferring glycine dehydrogenase subunit GcvPA; this translates as MRYIPNSAEERAQMVREIGLSDVSDLFRPIPEKFRLREPLRLPPAQAESDVLALFRRLAAENASAGEMTLFLGAGAYHHFIPSLIDALISRAEFYTSYTPYQPEISQGTLQAIFEYQTLICQITGMDVASAALYDGSTALAEAVLMAERLTDRRHVILAATVHPEYRQVVQTYTKTLGFDLTLADYDRETGCLDPTSVRPTPDTAAVVVQSPNFFGGIEDVETLAERAHDVGALLIVVVTEPISLGLLRPPGSCGADIVVGEGQSFGVPLSFGGPYLGLLATREKFVRQMPGRIVGQAFDHQGRRGFVLTLATREQFIRREKATSNICTSQELCALMAAIYLCTLGPQGLREVAFQNLQKAAYLSRRIARLPGFSLRFRHSFFNEFVVRTNRPVNQVLRRLQQEKILGGLALGQFYPELGDCFLVCVTETIPREELDRYVAVLEQETSSS